One genomic segment of Nonomuraea coxensis DSM 45129 includes these proteins:
- the tnpA gene encoding IS200/IS605 family transposase translates to MGEHGDIRTGRHCVFVLHAHLVFVTKFRHPVFTDAHLNRMEEIMRDVCADFETELSEFNGGSNHVHLLVNFPPKVALSRLVNSLKGVSSRRMRQEFPELARHYYRASKLWSGSYFAGSVGGAAISVLRQYIEQQNRPVRAG, encoded by the coding sequence ATGGGTGAACATGGAGACATCAGAACAGGCAGGCACTGCGTTTTCGTCCTGCACGCACACTTGGTTTTCGTGACAAAGTTCCGGCATCCGGTATTCACCGACGCCCACCTGAACCGGATGGAAGAGATCATGCGGGACGTGTGCGCCGACTTCGAGACCGAGCTGAGCGAGTTCAACGGCGGGAGCAACCACGTCCACCTGCTGGTGAACTTCCCGCCGAAGGTCGCACTGTCTCGCCTGGTCAACTCGCTCAAGGGCGTCTCGTCACGGCGAATGCGCCAGGAGTTCCCCGAACTGGCCCGCCACTACTACCGGGCCAGCAAGCTGTGGTCGGGCTCCTACTTCGCAGGAAGCGTGGGCGGCGCCGCGATCAGTGTCCTGCGGCAGTACATCGAGCAACAGAACCGCCCGGTCCGAGCCGGGTAG